In the Streptomyces sp. NBC_00525 genome, one interval contains:
- a CDS encoding DUF3037 domain-containing protein: MSRRDVFEYALLRVVPRVQRGECFNAGVVVYCRARGFVAARTALDEVKLKALDPGADVTGVRAALRAVEGVCLGGTEAGQAAGDDAGRRFRWLIAPRSTVVQPGPVHSGLTADPEAEVERLLDLLVR; encoded by the coding sequence ATGAGCCGGCGCGATGTCTTCGAGTACGCGCTGCTGCGCGTCGTGCCCCGCGTCCAGCGCGGGGAGTGCTTCAACGCCGGCGTGGTCGTCTACTGCCGCGCCCGCGGCTTCGTCGCCGCCCGCACCGCACTGGACGAGGTGAAGCTCAAGGCGCTCGACCCCGGCGCCGACGTCACCGGGGTCCGCGCCGCGCTGCGCGCCGTCGAGGGCGTCTGCCTCGGCGGTACGGAGGCGGGCCAGGCCGCCGGGGACGACGCCGGGCGCCGCTTCCGCTGGCTCATCGCCCCCCGCTCCACCGTCGTACAGCCCGGACCGGTGCACAGCGGGCTGACCGCCGACCCCGAGGCCGAGGTGGAGCGGCTCCTCGATCTGCTGGTCCGCTGA
- the fabG gene encoding 3-oxoacyl-ACP reductase FabG, with product MSTSEQRVAIVTGAARGIGAATAVRLAAEGRAVAVLDLDEAACKDTVEKITAAGGTALAVGCDVSDGAQVEAAVARVAAELGAPTILVNNAGVLRDNLLFKMSESDWDTVMNVHLKGAFLMAKAVQKHMVDAKWGRIVSLSSSSALGNRGQANYAAVKAGLQGFTKTLAKELGKFGITANAVAPGFIVTEMTAQTAARVGMGFEEFQAAAATQIPVQRVGVPDDIANAIAFFTGDAAGFVSGQVMYVAGGPLN from the coding sequence ATGTCGACCAGCGAGCAGCGCGTAGCCATCGTGACCGGAGCGGCCCGCGGCATCGGCGCCGCCACCGCCGTACGGCTGGCGGCCGAGGGCCGTGCGGTCGCCGTCCTCGACCTGGACGAGGCGGCTTGCAAGGACACCGTCGAGAAGATCACCGCCGCCGGGGGCACGGCGCTCGCGGTCGGCTGCGACGTGTCGGACGGCGCCCAGGTGGAAGCCGCCGTCGCGCGGGTCGCCGCCGAACTCGGCGCCCCCACGATCCTCGTCAACAACGCGGGCGTGCTCCGCGACAACCTGCTCTTCAAGATGAGCGAGTCCGACTGGGACACCGTGATGAACGTGCACCTCAAGGGCGCGTTCCTGATGGCCAAGGCCGTCCAGAAGCACATGGTGGACGCCAAGTGGGGCCGCATCGTGTCGCTCTCCTCCTCCTCGGCGCTCGGCAACCGCGGCCAGGCCAACTACGCGGCGGTCAAGGCGGGCCTCCAGGGCTTCACGAAGACCCTCGCCAAGGAACTCGGCAAGTTCGGCATCACCGCCAACGCCGTCGCGCCCGGCTTCATCGTCACCGAGATGACCGCGCAGACCGCCGCGCGCGTCGGCATGGGCTTCGAGGAGTTCCAGGCCGCCGCCGCCACCCAGATTCCGGTCCAGCGCGTCGGTGTCCCGGACGACATCGCCAACGCCATCGCCTTCTTCACGGGTGACGCCGCCGGCTTCGTCTCCGGCCAGGTCATGTACGTCGCCGGCGGACCGCTCAACTGA
- a CDS encoding SDR family oxidoreductase has protein sequence MTVQDSGKVALVTGASRGIGYGIAQAFVERGDRVCITGRNEDALREAVEALGADRVIGVAGKAHDEAHQAVAVARTMEAFGRVDFLVNNAGTNPVFGPIAELDLNVARKVFETNVVSALGFAQQTWKAWQKENGGAIVNIASIAGVSASPFIGAYGMSKAAMVNLTLQLAHEFAPVVRVNSIAPAVVKTRFAQALYEGREAEAAASYPLGRLGVPEDIGGAAAFLTSSQSDWITGQTLVVDGGIFLNAGVG, from the coding sequence ATGACTGTGCAGGACAGCGGCAAGGTCGCACTGGTCACCGGCGCGAGCCGGGGCATCGGCTACGGCATCGCGCAGGCGTTCGTCGAGCGCGGCGACCGGGTGTGCATCACCGGGCGCAACGAGGACGCCCTCCGGGAGGCCGTCGAGGCGCTCGGCGCGGACCGGGTGATCGGCGTGGCCGGCAAGGCGCACGACGAGGCCCACCAGGCGGTGGCCGTCGCACGCACCATGGAGGCGTTCGGCCGGGTGGACTTCCTGGTCAACAACGCCGGCACCAACCCCGTCTTCGGGCCGATCGCCGAACTCGACCTGAACGTCGCCCGCAAGGTCTTCGAGACGAACGTGGTTTCGGCGCTCGGCTTCGCCCAGCAGACCTGGAAGGCGTGGCAGAAGGAGAACGGCGGGGCGATCGTCAACATCGCCTCGATCGCCGGCGTCTCCGCCTCCCCCTTCATCGGCGCGTACGGGATGAGCAAGGCGGCCATGGTCAACCTGACCCTCCAGCTGGCGCACGAGTTCGCGCCGGTCGTCCGGGTCAACTCGATCGCGCCCGCCGTCGTCAAGACCCGGTTCGCGCAGGCGCTGTACGAGGGCCGCGAGGCGGAGGCGGCCGCCTCCTACCCGCTGGGCCGGCTGGGCGTTCCGGAGGACATCGGCGGCGCTGCCGCCTTCCTCACCTCCAGCCAGTCCGACTGGATCACGGGCCAGACCCTGGTGGTCGACGGGGGGATCTTCCTCAACGCCGGAGTGGGCTGA
- a CDS encoding alpha-amylase — MTNRMKRISPAPALTAAIAAGLLTLAAAPSASAATGTPAPDCVESFQSWRYTDVRNGCSDAVSVTVEYTNGQWAPCVTLQPGGWATFAGYGTNANYVTALRTCDLAPVAP, encoded by the coding sequence ATGACGAACCGCATGAAACGCATATCGCCCGCTCCCGCCCTCACCGCCGCGATCGCGGCAGGACTCCTGACCCTGGCCGCAGCCCCCTCCGCCTCGGCAGCCACCGGAACACCGGCTCCCGACTGCGTGGAGTCCTTCCAGAGCTGGCGCTACACCGACGTCCGCAACGGCTGCTCCGACGCCGTCTCCGTCACGGTCGAGTACACGAACGGCCAGTGGGCCCCCTGCGTCACGCTTCAGCCCGGCGGCTGGGCGACCTTCGCCGGCTACGGGACGAACGCCAACTACGTCACGGCCCTGCGGACGTGCGACCTGGCGCCGGTGGCGCCGTAA
- a CDS encoding protein-tyrosine phosphatase family protein, with the protein MSEGWGTTDGILRLPSGALVRGRGLRYPLPSGPVPSFAVHLLGKQPPPTPWETRWLPWPDFRLPRDRRQAREVLQEALERAGNERVEVACGGGRGRTGTALACMAVLDGVPPDQAVAFVRRHYHPRAVETPWQRRFVLRFDAA; encoded by the coding sequence ATGAGTGAGGGATGGGGCACTACGGACGGAATCCTGCGGTTGCCTTCGGGCGCGCTCGTGCGTGGCCGGGGTCTGCGATACCCGCTGCCCTCGGGGCCCGTGCCGTCGTTCGCGGTCCATCTGCTCGGCAAGCAGCCCCCGCCGACCCCGTGGGAGACGCGATGGCTGCCGTGGCCCGACTTCCGCCTTCCCCGAGATCGCCGGCAGGCTCGGGAGGTGCTGCAAGAGGCATTGGAGCGGGCGGGGAACGAACGCGTCGAGGTCGCCTGCGGAGGCGGGCGGGGCCGGACGGGGACCGCGCTGGCCTGCATGGCCGTCCTCGACGGGGTTCCGCCGGACCAGGCCGTCGCGTTCGTCCGCCGGCATTACCACCCCCGCGCTGTGGAGACGCCCTGGCAGCGCCGATTCGTGCTGCGCTTCGACGCCGCGTAG
- a CDS encoding HipA family kinase has translation MLQEVVATRYVTPLREGGSLPGIVEADDLGTYVMKFTGAGQGRKTLVAEVICGQLGRRLGLRVPELVQIQLDPVIGLAEPDQEVQELLKASGGLNLGMDFLPGSLGFDALAYEVDPREAGRVVWFDALINNVDRSWRNPNMLVWHGDLWLIDHGATMIWHHNWPGAQTSAAKPYNASDHALAPFRPDIASAAAELAPRITPELLAEVTADVPDEWLVDEPGFDSTDQLRRAYADALLARAATIHERIVMDAPTPDKPSQAPGWITERLAPRPRQDDGKGGQA, from the coding sequence GTGTTGCAAGAGGTCGTAGCGACCCGCTATGTCACGCCCCTGCGTGAAGGCGGCTCGCTCCCCGGGATCGTCGAGGCCGACGATCTCGGTACGTACGTCATGAAGTTCACCGGCGCCGGCCAGGGGCGCAAGACGCTCGTCGCCGAGGTGATCTGCGGGCAGCTCGGCCGGCGGCTCGGGCTGCGTGTGCCCGAGCTGGTGCAGATCCAGCTCGACCCCGTCATCGGGCTCGCCGAGCCGGACCAGGAAGTGCAGGAACTGCTCAAGGCCAGCGGCGGGCTCAACCTCGGGATGGACTTCCTGCCCGGCTCGCTCGGCTTCGACGCCCTCGCCTACGAGGTGGACCCGCGCGAGGCCGGCCGGGTCGTCTGGTTCGACGCGCTGATCAACAACGTCGACCGCTCCTGGCGCAACCCCAACATGCTCGTCTGGCACGGCGACCTCTGGCTCATCGACCACGGCGCCACCATGATCTGGCACCACAACTGGCCCGGCGCCCAGACCTCCGCCGCCAAGCCCTACAACGCCTCCGACCACGCGCTCGCCCCCTTCCGCCCCGACATCGCGTCGGCCGCCGCGGAACTCGCGCCCCGGATCACGCCCGAACTGCTCGCCGAGGTCACCGCCGACGTCCCCGACGAGTGGCTGGTGGACGAGCCGGGCTTCGACTCGACGGACCAGCTGCGCCGGGCCTACGCCGACGCGCTGCTCGCGCGGGCCGCCACCATCCACGAGCGGATCGTCATGGACGCGCCCACCCCCGACAAGCCCTCGCAGGCCCCCGGCTGGATCACCGAACGCCTGGCCCCGCGCCCCCGCCAGGACGACGGCAAGGGAGGCCAGGCATGA